A stretch of Brassica napus cultivar Da-Ae chromosome C6, Da-Ae, whole genome shotgun sequence DNA encodes these proteins:
- the LOC106424967 gene encoding transcription factor ORG2-like, with translation MCELGPVLFPKFGWALTGKCASYSTNDGTSFLDFPVPKTYGVAHHQTSLGVSASSEGNGIDNNSAMIKKLSHNANERNRRKKMNSLFSTLRSCLPVSDQLNKLSIPQTVLRTVKYIPDLQEQVKKLTQKKEDLLVRALGQRDMESYAKQQPQAVASYVSTVFATKNGDNEVMVQISSSKIRKFSIYNVLSGLEEDGFVVVDVSSSSSRGERLFYTLHLQVGKTDSNKIICEELSQKILYLYEECGNSFR, from the exons ATGTGTGAATTGGGCCCTGTCTTGTTCCCAAAGTTTGGTTGGGCGTTGACGGGAAAGTGTGCGAGCTACTCCACCAATGATGGCACGTCGTTTCTTGATTTTCCTGTACCGAAGACTTATGGAGTGGCTCATCATCAGACCAGCTTAGGGGTTTCTGCTTCATCTGAGGGTAATGGAATAGACAACAATTCGGCCATGATAAAGAAGCTTAGTCACAATGCTAATGAGCGTAACCGTCGCAAGAAGATGAACTCTTTGTTCTCAACTCTTCGTTCATGTCTTCCTGTTTCTGATCAACTG AATAAGTTAAGCATTCCTCAGACGGTTTTGCGGACCGTGAAGTACATACCGGATCTGCAAGAGCAAGTGAAGAAGCTAACCCAGAAGAAGGAAGACCTATTGGTGCGAGCATTGGGTCAAAGAGACATGGAAAGTTACGCTAAGCAGCAACCACAAGCGGTTGCTAGTTATGTCTCCACCGTTTTTGCGACTAAGAATGGAGACAACGAAGTGATGGTCCAAATCTCATCGTCCAAGATTCGTAAGTTTTCGATATATAATGTGTTGAGTGGATTAGAAGAAGATGGTTTTGTTGTTGTGGATGTTTCATCTTCGAGTTCTCGAGGAGAAAGGCTCTTCTACACTTTGCATCTTCAAGTAGGCAAGACTGATAGTAACAAGATAATTTGCGAGGAGTTAAGTCAAAAGATATTGTACTTGTATGAAGAATGTGGAAACTCGTTCAGATGA
- the LOC106449476 gene encoding transcription factor ORG3-like: MCELGPALFPKFGMELTGEHESYSTNATSFLDFPVPNTHGVAHHETSFGVSVSSEVNGIDNNSVMIKKLCHNANERNRRKKINSLFSTLRSCLPASDQLKKLSIPQTVLRTVKYIPELQEQVKKLTQKKEDLMGRVSGQRDTDRYIKPQPQAVASYVSTVFATKHGDNEVMVQISSSKIHKFSIYNVLNGLEEDGFVVVDVSSSSSRGERLFYTLHLQVGKADSYKLICEELSQRTLYLYEEHGNSFRY; the protein is encoded by the exons ATGTGCGAATTGGGCCCTGCATTGTTTCCAAAATTTGGGATGGAATTGACTGGAGAGCACGAGAGCTACTCCACCAACGCCACGTCGTTTCTTGATTTTCCGGTACCAAATACGCATGGAGTGGCTCATCATGAGACCAGCTTTGGGGTTTCTGTTTCGTCCGAGGTAAATGGAATTGACAACAATTCGGTCATGATCAAGAAGCTTTGTCACAATGCTAATGAGCGTAACCGTCGCAAGAAGATCAACTCTTTGTTCTCAACTCTTCGTTCATGTCTTCCAGCCTCTGATCAACTG AAGAAGCTAAGTATTCCTCAGACGGTTTTGCGGACCGTGAAGTACATACCGGAGCTGCAAGAGCAAGTGAAGAAGCTAACTCAAAAGAAGGAAGACCTCATGGGGCGAGTATCGGGTCAAAGAGACACTGACCGTTACATTAAGCCGCAACCACAAGCGGTTGCTAGTTATGTCTCCACCGTTTTTGCGACTAAGCATGGAGACAACGAAGTGATGGTCCAAATCTCATCGTCCAAGATTCATAAGTTTTCGATATATAACGTGTTGAATGGATTAGAAGAAGATGGTTTTGTTGTTGTGGATGTTTCATCTTCGAGTTCTCGAGGAGAAAGACTTTTCTACACTTTGCATCTTCAAGTGGGCAAGGCTGATAGTTACAAGCTAATTTGCGAAGAGTTAAGTCAAAGGACATTGTACTTGTATGAGGAACATGGAAACTCCTTCAGATATTAA
- the LOC125588445 gene encoding nucleolar GTP-binding protein 2-like — MHVQFQKWQRQEEEDKLVLVRVDVIKASATTLKVKKRTTKKTTSPKKNLVLTPTRRSSRIKKVAAQDDEVEDVTPAQDDEVEDEDDEVEDVTPAQDDEIEDEADQAEKAMSEDDKDDAGIEGEDEEDGVINEKENEEEAANMEDDGVLNEKGNEEEALDMEEDGVSNEKGNREEALDMEEDGDSNEKGNKEEALNMGEDGVSNAQDDEIPSTEGVELAGDGVKEKNKRGPTKMRRVVENPNEKIMVTFNDFGNHIGPGSVTLSSFLGPLVREHVPVTLADWRHLDAATKATMWEEIQGRFNLQEEWQKAVIFKQLGNLWRDGSRG, encoded by the exons ATGCATGTCCAA TTTCAGAAATGGCAAAGACAAGAGGAGGAGGACAAGTTGGTTCTCGTCAGAGTAGACGTAATCAAGGCTTCTGCAACAACACTAAAAGTGAAGAAAAGAACAACAAAGAAAACGACTTCCCCAAAAAAGAATTTAGTTCTAACGCCAACGAGAAGAAGTAGTAGAATCAAGAAAGTGGCTGCTCAAGATGATGAGGTAGAAGATGTAACACCTGCTCAAGATGATGAggtagaagatgaagatgatgaggtaGAAGACGTAACACCTGCTCAAGATGATGAGATAGAAGATGAGGCTGATCAGGCTGAGAAGGCAATGTCTGAAGATGATAAAGACGATGCTGGGATAGAaggagaggatgaagaagatggagtAATCAATgagaaagagaatgaagaagaagcgGCCAATATGGAAGATGATGGAGTTCTCAATGAGAAagggaacgaagaagaagctctcGATATGGAGGAAGATGGAGTTAGCAATGAGAAAGGGAACAGAGAAGAAGCTCTCGATatggaagaagatggagatagCAATGAGAAAGGGAATAAAGAAGAAGCTCTCAATATGGGAGAAGATGGAGTTAGCAATGCTCAAGATGATGAGATTCCTAGTACTGAAGGAGTTGAGCTAGCAGGGGATggagtgaaagaaaaaaataaaagaggacCAACAAAGATGCGTAGAGTGGTTGAAAATCCTAATGAAAAGATTATGGTCACATTCAATGACTTTGGTAATCATATTGGACCTGGTTCAGTAACACTATCGTCTTTTCTTGGTCCTCTTGTGAGGGAACATGTTCCGGTTACACTTGCTGATTGGAGACATCTTGATGCAGCGACTAAAGCAACAATGTGGGAAGAAATTcag GGGAGGTTTAACTTGCAAGAAGAGTGGCAGAAAGCTGTTATTTTCAAGCAGCTGGGAAATTTGTGGAGGGATGGAAGTCGAGGCTAG
- the LOC125588917 gene encoding transcription factor ORG3-like — translation MCELGPALFPKFGMELTGEHESYSTNATSFLDFPVPNTHGVAHHETSFGVSVSSEVNGIDNNSVMIKKLCHNANERNRRKKINSLFSTLCSCLPASDQLKKLSIPQTVLRTVKYIPELQEQVKKLTQKKEDLMGRVSGQRDTDRYIKPQPQAVASYVSTVFATKHGDNEVMVQISSSKIHKFSIYNVLNGLEEDGFVVVDVSSSSSRGERLFYTLHLQVGKADSYKLICEELSQRTLYLYEEHGNSFRY, via the exons ATGTGCGAATTGGGCCCTGCATTGTTTCCAAAATTTGGGATGGAATTGACTGGAGAGCACGAGAGCTACTCCACCAACGCCACGTCGTTTCTTGATTTTCCGGTACCAAATACGCATGGAGTGGCTCATCATGAGACCAGCTTTGGGGTTTCTGTTTCGTCCGAGGTAAATGGAATTGACAACAATTCGGTCATGATCAAGAAGCTTTGTCACAATGCTAATGAGCGTAACCGTCGCAAGAAGATCAACTCTTTGTTCTCAACTCTTTGTTCATGTCTTCCAGCCTCTGATCAACTG AAGAAGCTAAGTATTCCTCAGACGGTTTTGCGGACCGTGAAGTACATACCGGAGCTGCAAGAGCAAGTGAAGAAGCTAACTCAAAAGAAGGAAGACCTCATGGGGCGAGTATCGGGTCAAAGAGACACTGACCGTTACATTAAGCCGCAACCACAAGCGGTTGCTAGTTATGTCTCCACCGTTTTTGCGACTAAGCATGGAGACAACGAAGTGATGGTCCAAATCTCATCGTCCAAGATTCATAAGTTTTCGATATATAACGTGTTGAATGGATTAGAAGAAGATGGTTTTGTTGTTGTGGATGTTTCATCTTCGAGTTCTCGAGGAGAAAGACTTTTCTACACTTTGCATCTTCAAGTGGGCAAGGCTGATAGTTACAAGCTAATTTGCGAAGAGTTAAGTCAAAGGACATTGTACTTGTATGAGGAACATGGAAACTCCTTCAGATATTAA